The following are from one region of the Desulfuromonas acetexigens genome:
- a CDS encoding STAS domain-containing protein has protein sequence MLECTLLPPSDQRPATLRVAGSATIAYVQQFKEALAEAVKQYPDLHVDCAEVTEADCSCLQLLCSAHRSCQTLRLTPATHQALTEVIASAGFERMQGCCLADDKNSCIWIRPDQH, from the coding sequence ATGCTCGAATGCACGCTCCTCCCGCCCTCCGATCAACGGCCGGCGACCTTGCGGGTCGCCGGCTCGGCCACGATCGCCTATGTCCAGCAGTTCAAAGAAGCTCTCGCCGAGGCAGTCAAGCAATATCCCGACCTTCATGTCGATTGCGCGGAGGTGACCGAAGCCGACTGCTCCTGCCTGCAGCTCTTGTGCAGCGCCCATCGCAGCTGCCAGACCCTGCGTCTGACGCCGGCGACGCACCAGGCGTTGACCGAAGTGATTGCGTCCGCGGGCTTTGAGCGCATGCAAGGCTGCTGTTTGGCCGATGACAAGAATAGCTGTATCTGGATTCGCCCGGACCAGCATTGA
- a CDS encoding methyl-accepting chemotaxis protein — MRETNSLLKLVLPYALLTAAALLLLWWFDAGTGMLWLILGMACLWGLVTTWLFRSQSARAQRRWREIDAQIAELTAKTSSLLGFMSKEFNDQFEIVRNENRQVQGLLADAIEKLVASFTGMDDQSRRQFELANQLTRQGGGNSAEGLDFESLRRDIEGVLRTFVDAATENSRVAKRLLEEMTATSTQFLGVLTMLDEVKKIADQTNLLAINATVEAARAGQAGKGFAVVAGEVRNLSVHSNKFSNKIGDEVSGIAQALNAVENTIGKIARQEAELVTQTDSRVKDLTSKLQSFNAQVEHSADEIGQISTEVSAGVRTAVTSLQFQDMCTQIIDHVSKRIDALAEILDSLAHLPLTARDFADADEAHCEERLQRFARQLGEATALVERARHNPVSQSSLATGDIELF, encoded by the coding sequence ATGAGAGAAACGAATAGCCTCCTGAAACTGGTTTTGCCCTATGCGCTTCTGACAGCGGCGGCCTTGCTCCTGCTTTGGTGGTTCGATGCCGGGACGGGGATGCTCTGGTTGATTCTGGGGATGGCCTGTCTCTGGGGACTGGTCACCACCTGGCTCTTCCGGTCCCAGTCCGCGCGGGCACAGCGGCGGTGGCGGGAGATCGATGCCCAGATCGCTGAACTGACGGCCAAGACCTCGTCGCTTCTGGGCTTCATGTCCAAAGAATTCAACGACCAGTTCGAGATCGTCCGTAACGAAAATCGGCAGGTGCAGGGCTTGCTCGCCGATGCCATCGAGAAGCTGGTGGCCAGCTTCACCGGCATGGATGACCAATCCCGCCGTCAGTTTGAACTGGCGAATCAGCTCACCCGCCAGGGGGGTGGCAATTCTGCCGAAGGCCTCGATTTCGAAAGCCTTCGGCGGGATATCGAAGGGGTACTGCGCACTTTCGTCGATGCCGCCACCGAGAACAGCCGCGTCGCCAAGCGCCTGCTCGAAGAGATGACCGCCACCAGCACCCAGTTTCTCGGGGTTTTGACCATGCTTGACGAGGTCAAGAAGATCGCCGATCAGACCAACCTGCTGGCGATCAACGCTACCGTTGAAGCGGCCCGGGCCGGGCAGGCCGGCAAGGGTTTCGCGGTCGTCGCCGGCGAGGTGCGCAATCTTTCGGTTCATTCCAACAAGTTCAGCAACAAGATCGGCGATGAGGTCAGCGGTATCGCCCAGGCGCTCAACGCCGTGGAAAACACCATCGGCAAGATCGCCCGGCAAGAAGCCGAACTGGTGACGCAGACGGACAGTCGTGTCAAGGATTTGACCTCCAAGCTGCAATCCTTCAACGCGCAGGTGGAGCACTCAGCCGACGAAATCGGCCAGATTTCCACAGAAGTCAGCGCCGGGGTGCGCACCGCCGTGACCTCCCTGCAGTTCCAGGACATGTGCACGCAGATCATCGATCATGTGAGCAAGCGCATCGACGCCTTGGCAGAAATTCTCGACAGCCTCGCCCATTTGCCCCTGACGGCCCGGGATTTTGCCGATGCCGACGAGGCCCACTGTGAGGAACGCCTGCAACGCTTTGCCCGGCAGCTCGGCGAAGCCACTGCGCTGGTGGAACGGGCCCGGCACAACCCGGTTTCGCAAAGCAGTCTGGCTACCGGTGACATCGAACTTTTCTAA
- a CDS encoding response regulator, whose protein sequence is MAKTILAADDSRSILQMVSFTLKGAGYSVVEAGDGQAALDLAKKQPFALVITDLNMPRMDGITLIQNLRTLPSYKFTPILMLTTEAGETFKTKGKAAGATGWLVKPFDPAKLLGVVKKLIG, encoded by the coding sequence ATGGCCAAAACGATTCTTGCCGCCGATGATTCCCGGTCGATTTTGCAGATGGTCTCCTTCACCCTCAAAGGCGCCGGTTATTCGGTGGTCGAAGCCGGTGACGGTCAGGCCGCCCTTGATCTGGCGAAAAAACAGCCTTTTGCCCTGGTCATCACCGACCTCAATATGCCGCGCATGGACGGCATCACCTTGATCCAGAACCTGCGCACCCTGCCCAGCTACAAGTTCACGCCGATTCTGATGCTCACCACCGAAGCCGGCGAGACCTTCAAGACCAAGGGCAAGGCCGCCGGTGCCACCGGCTGGCTGGTCAAGCCCTTCGATCCGGCCAAGCTGCTGGGCGTGGTCAAGAAGCTGATCGGCTGA